The Daucus carota subsp. sativus chromosome 2, DH1 v3.0, whole genome shotgun sequence genome includes a window with the following:
- the LOC108207270 gene encoding protein FAR1-RELATED SEQUENCE 5-like, with protein sequence MDVNGMVVGDKCGGSGGNDGARSGGLGGEDGGGAVSFGQEISGISNSHGSFQNEEVDSSCTISPGGRKYYIPVCEDHLKPFVKKSFPSLESGIAFYKDYALLSGFDIRRSAQKTDSDDETVISKYLLCNRAGFTEIKKKSLDCSKGKARKKRTMSGRCGCDAKLVLRFAPGNIYFVSNFVEAHNHSLVPEGSRHFLKGRRKMSTCSMNFVFDASKVNIGASKSFRMMKELVKGYENVGGTSRDFRNFDRDMKAFIGEADGQMIIDKFKVLQETDPMFFYEYDVDLAGNLTKLFWADSTARRNYELYGDAVSFDPTFNTNKYNMVFAPFTGVDKHNKCVTFASTLLSREDVTNFTWAFNAMLKAMRRNPVVLVTDQCPAMKQAVPECFKATDEFPASRHRLCMWHITEKFPAKLGHFLCKETDFMEKIKKYIWSSTIEPAEFEEGWKSVMDEFKLEDHAWLSYLYAMRESWIPAYFRDKPMYGLIRTTSRSESENFFFSQFHQSGSTLSEFYIRFESAMDKQRNETKNLNHVDSSAKPATISTLFLEDDAAELYTREIFYKIQEEILAARDDMRIQTIGPEINGMKCYEMKDVKMKDKLFKVEVSRTHANCSCKKFLMCGILCRHAFCALNHFEVVKIPRRLVLNRWMKNAENKASLQMFGLLDDHQNKESVSAELANVWFTFHKCVTVAGIDLVKLKQISTTVKELHVSFVNDGASFNKKDFLGNLIGNKPVGEITIHPPVQCKNKGSGLKRLLSEREKAIKQVEKKKRKCKLCGSTVHDQRTCPKKKKIVEEEVMNGVDTEISS encoded by the exons ATGGACGTGAACGGGATGGTAGTGGGCGACAAATGTGGAGGGAGCGGCGGAAATGATGGTGCCAGAAGTGGAGGCTTAGGCggagaagatggaggtggag CTGTTAGTTTTGGCCAAGAAATCTCTGGTATAAGTAACAGCCATGGTTCGTTTCAAAATGAAGAAGTTGATTCTAGTTGTACCATTAGTCCAGGTGGCCGAAAGTACTATATTCCTGTTTGTGAAGATCATCTAAAACCGTTTGTTAAAAAATCTTTTCCATCTTTGGAGTCTGGTATTGCTTTTTATAAGGATTATGCACTGTTGAGTGGATTCGATATACGTCGTAGTGCTCAAAAAACAGATTCTGACGATGAGACTGTAATAAGCAAGTACCTTCTTTGTAATAGAGCTGGTTTTACTGAAATTAAGAAGAAATCTTTAGATTGCAGCAAGGGCAAAGCACGTAAAAAGAGGACTATGTCAGGGAGATGTGGTTGTGATGCAAAATTGGTGTTACGATTTGCTCCAGGGAACATATATTTTGTTTCTAATTTTGTTGAAGCTCATAATCATTCATTGGTTCCTGAAGGTTCTAGGCATTTTTTAAAAGGACGTCGTAAAATGTCGACTTGTTCTATGAATTTTGTATTTGATGCTAGTAAAGTCAATATTGGTGCAAGCAAATCTTTTAGGATGATGAAAGAGTTAGTTAAAGGTTATGAAAATGTTGGAGGTACGTCGAGAGATTTTAGGAATTTTGATAGAGATATgaaagcttttattggtgaagctGATGGTCAAATGATTATTGACAAGTTCAAGGTTTTGCAAGAAACAGACCCCATGTTTTTCTACGAGTATGATGTTGACCTAGCTGGCAATCTTACCAAACTATTCTGGGCTGATTCGACGGCAAGAAGAAATTATGAACTATATGGAGACGCTGTTTCTTTTGATCCAACATTTAATACAAATAA GTACAATATGGTGTTTGCCCCCTTTACTGGTGTTGATAAGCACAATAAGTGCGTCACATTTGCATCCACTCTTCTTTCGAGAGAAGATGTGACAAATTTTACTTGGGCGTTTAATGCAATGTTGAAAGCTATGAGGAGAAATCCCGTTGTTTTAGTCACGGATCAGTGTCCTGCTATGAAACAAGCCGTACCTGAATGTTTTAAAGCAACCGATGAATTTCCTGCGTCCAGGCACCGTTTGTGCATGTGGCATATCACTGAAAAGTTTCCTGCTAAG CTTGGCCACTTCTTATGCAAAGAAACAGATTTTATGGAAAAGATAAAAAAGTATATATGGTCATCAACGATAGAGCCTGCTGAGTTTGAGGAGGGTTGGAAATCCGTAATGGATGAGTTTAAGTTGGAAGATCATGCTTGGTTATCATATTTGTATGCTATGAGGGAGTCATGGATCCCTGCATATTTTCGTGATAAACCAATGTATGGGCTGATTAGGACGACGTCGAGGTCGGAGAgtgaaaactttttttttagcCAGTTTCATCAAAGTGGAAGTACATTGTCTGAGTTTTACATTCGGTTCGAAAGTGCCATGGATAAACAACGTAATGAAACTAAGAATTTGAATCATGTGGATTCATCTGCCAAACCAGCCACAATTTCTACATTATTTCTTGAGGATGATGCAGCAGAGTTGTACACTCGtgaaattttttacaaaattcaagAGGAAATTTTGGCAGCTCGTGATGATATGCGAATTCAAACTATTGGTCCTGAGATTAATGGTATGAAGTGTTATGAAATGAAGGACGTGAAAATGAAAGATAAGCTTTTCAAG GTTGAAGTTAGCAGAACACATGCTAATTGCTCCTGTAAGAAATTTCTTATGTGTGGGATTCTTTGTCGGCATGCATTTTGTGCACTTAATCATTTCGAAGTGGTAAAGATACCTAGGCGTCTTGTTCTCAACCGGTGGATGAAAAATGCAGAAAATAAGGCTTCACTACAAATGTTTGGCTTATTGGATGATCATCAGAACAAGGAATCTGTTTCTGCAGAATTAGCAAATGTGTGGTTTACATTTCACAAGTGTGTGACTGTAGCAGGGATAGATCTTGTCAAACTTAAGCAAATCAGTACCACAGTAAAGGAATTACATGTATCTTTTGTTAATGATGGTGCAAGCTTTAACAAGAAAGATTTCTTGGGGAACTTGATAGGTAACAAACCAGTTGGGGAGATAACCATTCATCCACCAGTACAATGCAAGAATAAAGGGTCCGGTCTGAAGAGGCTTCTTAGCGAAAGGGAGAAAGCGATAAAACAAGTTGAAAAAAAGAAGCGGAAATGCAAACTCTGTGGTTCTACTGTTCATGACCAAAGAACATGccctaaaaagaagaaaattgtTGAAGAGGAAGTTATGAATGGAGTGGATACAGAGATATCATCatga
- the LOC135150144 gene encoding uncharacterized protein LOC135150144 yields MEGEDGAFGSGAIIDLATAEELEENNILLWKGKAATGNDKVMAQQTNREEDGNERHNLITEPNEENGAVENDEGGPETGNEYEDDNGHNYHDVTHEENGSAENEHGGPETGNEGVQDDNGHSKNDDPNEDWWESLSRKATLLIDANLELIEAKNQYESELDKAKELHPNDEKIDEIEKSIKDLFKANKWIDSESYENDFCNDEDIQMCASQEEQARLDTVDRVKKSELPPDHDDYLDLIAWLKSPEGILEIERDYEMIEREYDNKQCPSFSLGISQLCKELMEEHGSDADGNKDDGKRTDPLPQKQMEKRTKREIKVGPAFRSPYLQRNIDVNSSYTRQEIAVYRWMILDNMNDMEQVFVCGEYTCFRKVIKTLMPDRKVSYAVIDMWSFLMNARENYKSTESPMRLYMDTGLSIAPLDDKRSSEEQYEHFKSEMKHYFERYPNRSIGNADLIFFPVLAYGHLYLISFNLKKPAFDIIDNIRRGRNAAKEYGPKPKLLRKHFVNYLFENKFELLAQSLKNVKPMYMIMPWQTLGNYKDCGIFLIRHMETYKGEPKNWITDLKAESTIQSAQLIKLRAKYCHAILTSPLNEKRQHVLNESKLLYNKMASDKVMSIVLAASEKKNGAVFRRNDIKGKVLFPEDQDPTEDDTPEK; encoded by the exons GCATTTGGCTCTGGAGCTATAATTGATTTGGCAACTGCAGAGGAGTTGGAAGAAAATAACATATTACTTTGGAAG GGAAAAGCTGCTACAGGAAATGATAAAGTGATGGCTCAACAAACAAACAGAGAGGAAGATGGAAATGAGAGACATAACCTAATTACTGAACCAAATGAG GAAAATGGTGCTGTGGAAAATGATGAAGGTGGGCCCGAAACTGGAAACGAATATGAAGATGATAATGGACACAACTACCATGATGTTACACATGAG GAAAATGGCTCTGCCGAAAATGAGCATGGTGGGCCTGAAACTGGAAACGAAGGTGTTCAGGATGATAATGGACACAGCAAGAATGATGATCCAAATGAG GATTGGTGGGAATCACTTAGTAGAAAGGCAACTTTGTTGATAGATGCAAATCTAGAATTGATTGAAGCGAAGAATCAATATGAATCCGAATTAGACAAAGCAAAAGAACTACATCCAAATGATGAGAAGATTGATGAAATCGAGAAAAGCATTAAGGACTTGTTCAAAGCAAATAAATGGATAGATAGTGAGAGCTATGAGAATGATTTTTGTAATGACGAGGATATTCAAATGTGTGCAAGTCAAGAAGAGCAAGCACGTCTTGATACAGTTGATAGAGTTAAAAAAAGTGAATTACCACCAGATCACGATGACTATCTTGACCTTATTGCTTGGTTAAAATCTCCTGAAGGGATATTGGAGATTGAAAGAGATTATGAAATGATTGAAAGAGAGTATGATAATAAACAATGTCCATCATTCTCTCTTGGAATAAGTCAGCTATGCAAAGAGTTGATGGAAGAACATGGATCAGATGCTGATGGTAATAAAGATGATGGGAAGAGAACTGATCCATTGCCACAAAAACAAATGGAGAAAAGGACAAAGAGGGAGATCAAGGTCGGGCCAGCTTTTCGATCACCATACCTTCAAAGAAACATTGATGTCAATTCAAGTTACACCAGGCAAGAAATTGCTGTCTACAGGTGGATGATTCTGGACAATATGAATGACAT GGAGCAAGTTTTTGTGTGTGGAGAGTACACATGTTTCCGAAAAGTAATAAAAACACTCATGCCAGATAGAAAGGTGTCATATGCTGTTATAGACATGTGGTCATTTTTGATGAATGCTAGAGAAAATTATAAATCCACGGAATCACCGATGCGTCTATACATGGACACTGGTCTTTCG ATTGCACCTTTGGATGACAAAAGGAGTAGTGAAGAACAGTATGAGCATTTTAAGAGTGAAATGAAGCACTATTTTGAAAGATACCCAAATAGAAGTATAGGAAACGCTGATTTG ATATTTTTTCCGGTGCTTGCATATGGACATTTGTACTTGATCAGTTTCAATTTAAAGAAGCCGGCATTTGATATCATCGATAACATCAGGCGAGGGAGAAATGCTGCAAAGGAGTATGGTCCAAAGCCTAAATTGTTG CGCAAACACTTTGTGAATTACTTGTTTGAAAACAAGTTTGAGTTGCTTGCACAATCATTGAAGAACGTCAAGCCTATGTACATGATAATGCCCTGGCAAACATTAGGCAATTACAAGGACTGTGGAATATTCTTGATAAGACACATGGAAACTTACAAAGGCGAACCAAAGAATTGGATCACTGATTTAAAAGCTGAAAGt ACCATCCAATCAGCGCAACTGATAAAGCTCCGTGCAAAGTACTGTCATGCCATTTTGACATCTCCTCTGAATGAAAAAAGACAGCACGTACTGAATGAATCAAAACTTCTGTACAACAAGATGGCATCGGACAAAGTGATGAGTATAGTGCTTGCTGCAAGTGAAAAAAAGAATGGAGCTGTATTTCGAAGGAATGATATTAAAGGGAAGGTTCTGTTCCCAGAAGATCAAGACCCCACAGAAGATGACACACCTGAAAAGTGA